TGAAATACTGCGCTCGCTTTACTACTGGATGATGCCATCGACGATTATGCTCGTTTTATCGACATGGATGAGCGGTATTTTAAATGTTCAGGGCCGCTATCATTTATCAGCATTTTCGGTGCTTATTTATAACGGTTCATTTTTACTTGTATCCGTAATCTTATCCATTACGATGGGTCCGATCGGAATGGGGATCGGGGCATTGGTCGGTGCAATCTGTATGTTCCTGTTCCTTGTATTCGGAGTTCGGAATGTGAAAGAAATGTCCTTCAAGCCCGACTTTAAACAGGCTGAAGATCAGAAAATGCTTTGGAAAGTAGCGTTGCCGATTATGCTTGGCGGTGCGACTGCACAGCTTTACATTTTAATTCAGCGATTCTTTACGAATATGCTGGAAGCCGGTGTTCCGTCAGCGATGAACTATGCGACAAAAATGTCCCAGTTTCCGCAGGCAATTTTAATGACTGCTGTAACGACGGTTATTTTCCCGTTACTCAGTAAAAAAGAGGGAGAAGGGGACACAGAATCGGTCAAACAACTTTATGTTCGCGGGATGCGTTTATTATATATACTCGTATTGCCTGTTTCGGTGTTCTTCTACTTCCAGGCAGAAGGTGTTGTCCGCATCATATTTGAATATAAAGAATTTAATGCAGCATCTACAGCGATTACAGCACCATTGCTGCAAGTATTCAGTACGACGATGTTCTTCCTTGCTGCGAACACATACATTACGCGTTTCTACTATGCGAAGGGCAACTCCGTTTTACCGATGATTTTCAGTATTTTAACGGTATTCGGTGTAAATATTGCGGTCGTTTTGGCGACCATCGATGAAATGGGTGCAAATGCGGTTGCTTTAGGAACGCTGATCAGTGCCATCATAAACTTCCTGTTGCTTGTCATTGTGCTTCAAAGTAAGTATCAGTTGAAACTTTTGGACAAAAATGTTGGTCAGCTATTTAAGTTAGTTATAATCGGATTAATTTTTGTTGCAATTAACTGGGCGATTGCTCAATGGATTGTAATAGATCAGAAATGGCTTCATGTAATTGCTACATTTATTGTCGCATCGATCAGCTATGTTGTATTGCTGTTTGCTTTCAAAATGGATGAGCTGCAGCAAATTACAAGCAAAGTAAAAGGTAAGATTTCACGAAAAAAATAATATGATGAAGCGCGTATCCTAAAATTTAATAGGATACGCCTTTTTAGTACCTGCTTATTAAAGAAGAGATTAAAATTATAAAATCCCTTTTCGCTTAAAATTTTATATTTTACTATCCGCAATTTGTCCTGATATAAGGATAAACCGCATTTTGCTAAGTTATGTCAATTGGTTGCTGATATTAATGAGAAATGTTAGTTATATGACAGAAAACTTTATTTTAAAAAAACTTTACTATATAATCATAAGTGGAATAATTGGAATTTAATATATAATTTACTAAACATCTAAAATAGAGATAAGGGTGGAGAAGTATGGCAAGAGGACGACGTGTAAATTCATGCGGTGAAAAAAGTAAAAAATTATTATTGGAAAAAGCAATTGAGTTATTTTCTACATATGGTTATCATCAAACAAAAATCAGTGATATTGTGAAATCGGCAAATTTGACGCAGCCGACGTTTTATTTATATTTCCAAAGCAAGGAAACTTTATTTAACGATTTAAATGAGAAGTTTCACAATGAATTAACTGATATTTTTTCTAGTTCTGCAAATGGCATAAATGACGGGAAATTTGGAATCGATCTTATTCAGGGAAGTCTGACACATATTTTCAATTATTTTATCGAAAACCCTAACTTGACGAAAATCGGTTTTTACGAAGCAGAGCAATCAACGGCCGTGAAGGAAATGCTCGTTTCTAAATTGATACATATCCTTAACACACAACTAAAAGATTCCGACGTTGTAAAGCAGGTCGATGCTACTATTCTGGCAGAAAGTCTTGTTGGTTCGGTGGAACGACTGACATTGACTAACCTGCTTACAAATAAATCGAATCCGGAACAGCTGGCAAAAGAGATTTGCATGATTTATTTTGCAACGGAGCTAAGTTTAGTACATTCATAAAATTGAAATGAGACGATTGCCTTTGTGCAAATCGTCTCATTTTCGTTTACTGTTTTGTTGTTACGTGCAA
This genomic window from Solibacillus sp. FSL R5-0449 contains:
- the murJ gene encoding murein biosynthesis integral membrane protein MurJ, with protein sequence MKGILKIIGAVAVINILARLVGFARETYIGIEFGTTLYSDSIVNAYTIPNFLYLVIGGAFTTAFISIYHKTSSSITEYIQRTFTTIVVSITLIVILFMVLADPILMQFFQVDNQAEYEILRSLYYWMMPSTIMLVLSTWMSGILNVQGRYHLSAFSVLIYNGSFLLVSVILSITMGPIGMGIGALVGAICMFLFLVFGVRNVKEMSFKPDFKQAEDQKMLWKVALPIMLGGATAQLYILIQRFFTNMLEAGVPSAMNYATKMSQFPQAILMTAVTTVIFPLLSKKEGEGDTESVKQLYVRGMRLLYILVLPVSVFFYFQAEGVVRIIFEYKEFNAASTAITAPLLQVFSTTMFFLAANTYITRFYYAKGNSVLPMIFSILTVFGVNIAVVLATIDEMGANAVALGTLISAIINFLLLVIVLQSKYQLKLLDKNVGQLFKLVIIGLIFVAINWAIAQWIVIDQKWLHVIATFIVASISYVVLLFAFKMDELQQITSKVKGKISRKK
- a CDS encoding TetR/AcrR family transcriptional regulator, with protein sequence MARGRRVNSCGEKSKKLLLEKAIELFSTYGYHQTKISDIVKSANLTQPTFYLYFQSKETLFNDLNEKFHNELTDIFSSSANGINDGKFGIDLIQGSLTHIFNYFIENPNLTKIGFYEAEQSTAVKEMLVSKLIHILNTQLKDSDVVKQVDATILAESLVGSVERLTLTNLLTNKSNPEQLAKEICMIYFATELSLVHS